From Syntrophorhabdaceae bacterium:
CTATCCCGTCCAGTTCTTTTCTCGATAGAAGCTCCAGCACCTTTTGCTGCGCTCCGGCTGTCATGATCTCAGCGGAGACAGACCTGTTGCGGGCCGTTACAAGATCTTCAAGGTTGTGTCCGGCAATACGGGCGATTTCAGAGGCCGCAATGTCCGCAGATAATACGGGAGGAGAGCCCATGCTCAAATCGAGAATCAGGGCTCTATGCCCCCGCGCCTCAATCGTCTTCTTCAGCAGGTGCAGGTGTTCACCTTTCGTGTCGAGTGTCCCCAGAATCACAATGCTCTTTGCCATCTGCTTCACCCTGTTGCACTGCGGCCGCACATCTGGGTCAAGGCCGTGACAGCAGCAATAGCCGCTATTTTTCTGTTTTCTTCTGACAAATGCAATACCCTCTCCTCCAAGGGTTTCTCCCGCTCGATGATACGCTTCATATCATCGGAAAGTCCGGTCTCTTCCTCGATGAAATGGGTCCCGAGATCGCCCTTGACGAAGCGTTGATTTTCCATGACCGCCCGATGGAAGGGAAT
This genomic window contains:
- a CDS encoding Tm-1-like ATP-binding domain-containing protein — protein: MAKSIVILGTLDTKGEHLHLLKKTIEARGHRALILDLSMGSPPVLSADIAASEIARIAGHNLEDLVTARNRSVSAEIMTAGAQQKVLELLSRKELDGIVAMGGASMALIASRVMAKLPYGIPKVIATPAAMPTYISEWFGALDVVIMQVIMEFAGMNNLVTAV